From Enterococcus mediterraneensis, the proteins below share one genomic window:
- a CDS encoding ERF family protein has protein sequence MKTSEQTSEIFKALALFRKALKQPMKDASNPFFNSKYVPLENIVEVVDEAIKDTGLSYSQEATSAGNSISVATHVFHESGQFISFDPLTLPATKADAQGFGSAVTYAKRYSLAAVFGVTSDEDDDGNKAVETAPKKISKKDQTILTGLITKFGSAFDMDFATTWKTIQKRTGIYDDIDHLTEEQSATIKMFINENKK, from the coding sequence ATGAAAACTAGCGAACAAACAAGCGAAATATTTAAAGCGTTGGCACTCTTTAGAAAAGCTTTGAAACAGCCAATGAAAGATGCGTCAAATCCTTTTTTTAATTCAAAATATGTACCACTCGAAAATATTGTCGAAGTGGTGGACGAAGCAATAAAAGATACAGGCTTGTCCTATAGCCAAGAAGCAACCAGCGCTGGAAATAGCATTTCAGTTGCCACACATGTTTTCCATGAGTCAGGTCAATTCATTAGTTTTGATCCGTTAACACTTCCTGCAACAAAGGCTGACGCTCAGGGATTTGGGTCAGCGGTGACATATGCTAAGCGGTACTCGTTAGCGGCTGTGTTCGGCGTGACAAGCGATGAAGACGATGACGGAAACAAAGCTGTTGAAACGGCGCCTAAAAAAATCAGCAAAAAAGACCAGACAATTTTAACCGGTCTGATCACTAAATTTGGTAGTGCGTTTGATATGGATTTTGCGACAACGTGGAAAACAATACAAAAAAGAACAGGTATCTATGACGACATAGATCATTTGACAGAAGAACAGTCTGCAACGATCAAGATGTTTATTAACGAAAACAAGAAGTGA
- a CDS encoding putative HNHc nuclease has protein sequence MYNEKYSGVIKKLDQQRLTVDINEELNIERLKTMYFNYDGEREIELRFTDPRRFTAEQRRFIYALLGDIYAFTGEPIESLKDYFYHVYEALTGSKISLADASANTMTDVTLLADIILDFVFEWDIPFKKGYEILPANQEYFFYKSIVCRKCCICGKPADICHIDTVGMGNNRRKIDHTKHYFYAGCRIHHGEEHRMGTQNFLNKYQIIPTKLNEETIKRLGI, from the coding sequence ATGTACAACGAAAAATATTCCGGAGTCATAAAGAAACTAGATCAGCAACGCCTAACGGTTGATATCAACGAGGAATTAAACATAGAGCGTCTCAAGACTATGTACTTTAACTATGATGGCGAACGAGAAATTGAACTTCGATTCACTGATCCGCGTCGATTCACAGCGGAACAACGCCGATTTATATACGCGTTGCTGGGCGATATCTATGCTTTTACCGGCGAACCTATTGAGAGCCTTAAAGACTATTTTTACCACGTCTACGAGGCTCTCACAGGCTCAAAAATCAGTTTAGCAGATGCCTCAGCAAACACGATGACAGATGTGACACTACTTGCTGATATCATTCTCGATTTTGTGTTCGAGTGGGATATTCCGTTTAAAAAAGGCTATGAGATCTTGCCAGCGAACCAGGAATACTTTTTCTACAAGTCAATCGTTTGTCGAAAATGCTGTATCTGCGGTAAGCCTGCGGATATTTGCCATATCGATACTGTCGGGATGGGAAACAACAGGCGAAAGATAGATCACACAAAACACTATTTTTATGCCGGATGTCGTATCCATCACGGCGAAGAACATCGGATGGGAACGCAGAACTTTTTGAACAAATATCAGATTATCCCAACCAAACTGAACGAGGAAACAATCAAGCGGTTAGGGATTTAG
- a CDS encoding phage replisome organizer N-terminal domain-containing protein codes for MADRKKYYYLKLKDNFFDSDEMIILESMPDGYIYSNILLKLYLRSLKYQGRLMFNDRIPFNPTMLAQVTRHSVGNVEKAVKVFQELNLIEVLDNGAIYLSDIQNFIGESSTEADRKRLYRQRIEHEKQTLLPKGQMSDKCPDKAPPEIEIDIDIKKEIEIDNIPPSKKSQAKPVRHKYGEYKNVLLTDQDLEKLKTEFPSDWQERIERLSAYMASTGKTYKNHLATIRNWARKDKAQPKPQQNYGQPVKRETLPDWEAQKANFKSDPERKAYIDQMMNEYFKEE; via the coding sequence TTGGCAGATAGAAAAAAATACTACTATCTCAAACTTAAAGATAACTTTTTCGATAGCGATGAGATGATCATTCTCGAAAGCATGCCAGATGGATATATTTACTCAAACATTTTATTGAAACTGTATCTTAGAAGTCTTAAGTATCAAGGGAGATTGATGTTTAATGACCGCATACCTTTTAATCCAACGATGCTAGCTCAAGTGACTCGTCACAGTGTCGGAAATGTTGAAAAAGCGGTCAAAGTTTTTCAAGAATTGAATTTGATTGAAGTTCTAGATAACGGAGCTATTTATCTATCTGATATTCAAAATTTTATCGGTGAATCATCAACGGAAGCTGATAGAAAAAGACTTTATAGGCAAAGAATTGAACATGAAAAACAAACGCTCTTGCCGAAAGGACAAATGTCGGACAAATGTCCGGACAAAGCTCCACCAGAGATAGAGATAGATATAGATATAAAGAAAGAGATAGAGATAGATAATATACCGCCTTCGAAAAAATCTCAGGCTAAACCCGTCCGCCACAAATACGGGGAATATAAAAATGTCCTTTTAACGGATCAAGACCTTGAAAAACTCAAAACAGAGTTTCCAAGTGACTGGCAAGAACGGATCGAACGGCTATCGGCATACATGGCATCAACAGGCAAGACTTACAAGAATCACCTAGCAACGATCCGGAATTGGGCTAGGAAAGATAAGGCACAGCCTAAGCCGCAGCAGAACTACGGGCAGCCGGTGAAGAGAGAAACACTTCCAGATTGGGAAGCACAGAAGGCAAATTTCAAAAGCGATCCTGAACGGAAAGCTTACATCGATCAGATGATGAACGAATATTTCAAGGAGGAATAG
- the ssb gene encoding single-stranded DNA-binding protein, giving the protein MINNVTLVGRLAADPDLRYTSQGTATASFRLAVNRNFTNQSGEREADFISCVIWRKAAENLANYAKKGSLVGVTGRIQTRFYENQQGQRVYVTEVVVESFSLLESKRDGSNSQTSGRSQGGEGNYTRNNQSSYSATSDPFSNTIDISSDDLPF; this is encoded by the coding sequence ATGATCAACAATGTAACCTTGGTCGGCAGATTAGCTGCCGATCCAGATTTAAGATACACGTCACAAGGGACGGCGACAGCTTCGTTCAGATTAGCTGTGAACCGCAACTTCACTAACCAAAGCGGCGAACGTGAAGCGGACTTCATCAGTTGTGTGATTTGGCGCAAGGCGGCTGAAAATCTAGCCAATTACGCGAAGAAGGGTTCGCTGGTCGGTGTCACAGGACGTATTCAAACACGATTCTATGAGAACCAACAAGGGCAGCGTGTTTATGTGACTGAGGTTGTAGTCGAATCTTTTAGTTTGTTGGAAAGCAAGCGTGACGGTTCAAATAGTCAAACGTCAGGGCGTTCGCAAGGCGGAGAGGGTAATTATACCCGCAACAATCAAAGTAGTTACAGCGCAACGTCAGACCCGTTTTCTAACACGATTGACATCAGTAGTGATGACCTGCCGTTCTAA
- a CDS encoding YopX family protein, with amino-acid sequence MVPKYRCWDEPNKIMRFNDEIVIWNDQVYINEKKELDSRIKGYSCLSEHLMQSTGLKDKSGVEIYEGDILVYTSKSINYGDAYYHSYVEVFRNQSGAYRIRGEHIYETELYSNRNSLTVVGDIYSSPELLKKERFMTSTADPGLEVSE; translated from the coding sequence ATGGTACCAAAATATAGATGTTGGGATGAACCTAATAAAATTATGCGTTTCAACGATGAAATCGTCATATGGAATGATCAAGTCTATATAAACGAAAAGAAAGAATTGGATTCCAGAATTAAAGGATATTCATGCTTGTCTGAACACCTCATGCAATCCACTGGCTTAAAGGACAAGAGCGGCGTGGAAATCTATGAGGGAGATATCTTAGTATATACCTCAAAATCAATAAATTACGGAGACGCCTATTATCACAGCTATGTCGAAGTTTTTAGAAATCAAAGCGGGGCGTATAGAATTCGTGGGGAGCATATCTACGAGACGGAACTGTACAGCAATCGGAATAGCTTGACGGTAGTAGGGGACATTTATAGTTCACCAGAGCTGTTGAAAAAAGAAAGATTTATGACATCCACGGCAGATCCTGGATTGGAGGTCTCCGAATGA
- a CDS encoding DUF722 domain-containing protein, with amino-acid sequence MKKGTFRMLESLIEDYPTMDRYIKRVELEIEYPWQESDDNIGGSRSASATSVTERTGLKLATDKHLRLLRERKKALDKVISEAKPETIEIIRLWYWTRPRTKTWDGIAEEVHYSKRMCHLLRNEFIDELAKELGEIH; translated from the coding sequence TTGAAAAAAGGCACATTCAGAATGTTAGAAAGTTTGATTGAGGACTATCCCACGATGGATAGATATATCAAACGTGTGGAATTAGAAATCGAATATCCGTGGCAGGAATCGGATGATAATATCGGCGGATCTCGCTCTGCCTCTGCTACTTCTGTGACGGAGCGGACAGGGCTGAAACTTGCAACAGACAAACATTTACGGCTATTGAGAGAGCGTAAGAAGGCTTTAGATAAGGTGATAAGCGAGGCTAAGCCCGAAACAATCGAGATCATCAGACTGTGGTATTGGACACGTCCACGGACTAAAACGTGGGACGGTATCGCAGAAGAGGTTCACTACTCCAAGCGCATGTGTCACCTTTTGAGAAATGAGTTTATTGACGAATTAGCGAAAGAGCTTGGAGAAATACATTAG
- a CDS encoding terminase small subunit, translating to MAMTEKQKRFCEYYIASGNATESAVKAGYSKKTAKETGYENLTKPHIKEYIDKKLEEMASDRIADATEVLERLTQIARREVKENQVVTLRTKQEKWVPTGENGQLKKMVIETEKAEVVEMPAKLSDVNGALRMLGQRYALFTDKVDLQSGDIVIKVGEWDDDETED from the coding sequence ATGGCGATGACCGAAAAGCAAAAAAGATTTTGCGAATACTATATAGCATCGGGAAATGCGACGGAATCGGCGGTAAAAGCCGGATATAGCAAAAAGACAGCTAAAGAAACAGGGTATGAAAACCTCACGAAACCTCACATCAAGGAATATATCGATAAAAAGCTAGAAGAAATGGCTAGCGATCGCATAGCTGACGCGACGGAAGTCCTTGAAAGACTGACGCAGATCGCACGCCGAGAAGTCAAAGAAAACCAAGTAGTTACTCTCCGAACCAAACAGGAGAAATGGGTTCCTACTGGTGAAAATGGGCAGCTCAAAAAAATGGTTATTGAAACAGAAAAGGCCGAGGTAGTGGAAATGCCCGCTAAGCTTTCGGATGTTAACGGTGCTTTGAGAATGCTTGGTCAACGTTATGCGCTGTTCACAGACAAAGTTGACTTACAATCCGGTGACATCGTGATTAAGGTTGGTGAGTGGGATGACGACGAAACCGAAGATTAA
- a CDS encoding PBSX family phage terminase large subunit: MTTKPKINIVLQFDQPSKVFNKHIYNIIDDYTRFTEIHYGGASSGKSHGVVQKVVMKACKKWKKPRKVLFLRKVGRSIRDSIFADVVACLSDWNLLDRCKVNMTDFRITLPNGAEFLFKGMDDPEKIKSIKGVSDVVMEEATEFTLDDYTQLTLRLRDRGHKFRQIFLMFNPVSKLNWVYKQFFAEDVVNDPKRVRIYHTSYKNNRFLDEENRRTIEELQLRNPAYYRIYALGEFATLDKLVFPKYTKRRLDKTKLTHLPSMFGLDFGYTNDPSAFIHVKVDQENKKIYFLEEYVKKGMLNDEIAKFISEFGYGKEVITADSAEQKSISEIRNKGISRIRPAKKGPDSIRQGINFLLQYEFIVDDRCVKLIEELENYTWKKDKKTNEYLNEPIDSYNHVIDAVRYAVEEINGKGKGKLKGFKGGI, encoded by the coding sequence ATGACGACGAAACCGAAGATTAACATCGTCCTTCAATTCGACCAGCCGTCGAAAGTCTTCAACAAACATATTTACAACATCATTGACGACTACACTCGTTTTACCGAGATCCACTATGGCGGTGCTTCGTCTGGTAAATCACACGGTGTCGTGCAAAAAGTCGTGATGAAGGCCTGTAAAAAGTGGAAAAAACCTCGTAAGGTTCTTTTTCTACGAAAGGTTGGACGTTCAATACGTGACTCCATCTTTGCCGATGTGGTTGCCTGCTTAAGTGATTGGAACCTTTTAGATCGGTGCAAGGTCAACATGACTGACTTTCGGATTACGTTACCGAATGGCGCTGAATTTCTTTTCAAAGGGATGGATGATCCAGAAAAAATTAAATCCATCAAAGGCGTTTCGGATGTAGTGATGGAAGAGGCAACGGAATTTACGCTAGACGATTACACGCAGCTTACATTGCGCTTGCGTGATCGTGGACATAAGTTTCGACAAATATTTTTGATGTTCAACCCAGTGTCAAAACTGAATTGGGTTTATAAACAGTTTTTCGCAGAAGATGTAGTCAACGATCCAAAACGTGTGCGAATCTATCATACAAGCTATAAAAACAATCGCTTTTTGGATGAAGAGAACCGAAGGACGATTGAAGAATTGCAACTGCGGAACCCTGCTTACTATCGCATCTATGCGTTAGGCGAGTTTGCGACTTTGGACAAACTGGTCTTTCCGAAATACACAAAGCGACGACTAGATAAAACGAAACTAACGCATCTACCATCGATGTTTGGTCTGGACTTTGGTTACACGAATGACCCGTCAGCTTTTATCCATGTCAAAGTGGATCAAGAAAATAAGAAGATCTATTTCCTAGAAGAGTATGTCAAAAAAGGCATGCTGAATGACGAAATTGCTAAGTTTATCAGTGAGTTTGGCTATGGAAAGGAAGTAATCACAGCGGATTCGGCAGAACAGAAATCAATCAGCGAGATTAGAAATAAAGGCATCAGTCGTATTCGTCCGGCAAAGAAAGGCCCCGATTCCATTCGGCAAGGGATCAATTTCTTGCTGCAATACGAGTTCATCGTTGACGATCGCTGCGTAAAGTTGATTGAAGAATTAGAAAACTATACGTGGAAGAAAGATAAAAAGACAAACGAGTATTTGAATGAGCCTATTGACTCATACAACCACGTGATTGACGCGGTACGATACGCTGTCGAAGAAATCAACGGTAAAGGCAAAGGGAAGCTTAAAGGCTTTAAAGGGGGAATTTAG
- a CDS encoding phage portal protein, with protein MTWDPDEEITEEVVAEFIRIHQQELPRYKYLMDCYKGQMEIFEYKKKDSYKPDNRLAVNFPKFITDTFTGYFNGIPVKKAHKDKTINQLISKFDNLNDMEDEESELAKMACVYGRCYEFAYQNENTETCVIYNSPEDMFIVYDNSVKQSPLFAVRYGIDEDNKFEGEFYGLDRNYKLTGSISELTFGDEIDHYYPGTLPVTEFFVNEERMSIFESVVSLFNAYNKALSEKANDVDYFSDQYLVFLGAEVDNEDLITVRDNRTINYYGSDADKVDVKFLDKPDSDAQTEHLLDRLQKLIFQTSMVANISDENFGQSSGTALAYKLEAMSNLALAFQRKFQSSMNKRYKLFCSLTTNVPENQSDAWKDIEYTFTRNEPRNVKEEAETAQMLMGITSEETALSVLSIVSDVKTEVDKIKKEKPDAQYDFEKENDEDESTKETGGR; from the coding sequence ATGACGTGGGATCCTGACGAAGAAATCACGGAAGAAGTCGTTGCGGAGTTTATCCGAATCCATCAGCAAGAGCTGCCGCGTTACAAATACTTGATGGATTGCTACAAAGGCCAGATGGAAATATTTGAATACAAGAAAAAAGACAGCTACAAGCCGGATAATCGTTTGGCGGTAAACTTTCCGAAGTTTATCACTGACACGTTTACCGGCTATTTTAATGGCATTCCTGTTAAAAAAGCGCACAAAGATAAAACGATCAATCAACTAATATCCAAATTTGACAATCTCAATGATATGGAAGACGAAGAGAGCGAATTAGCGAAAATGGCTTGTGTTTACGGACGCTGCTATGAGTTTGCGTATCAAAACGAAAATACAGAAACGTGCGTGATTTACAACAGTCCGGAAGATATGTTCATCGTGTACGACAACTCAGTAAAGCAATCGCCGCTCTTCGCCGTCCGCTATGGGATCGATGAAGACAATAAATTCGAAGGTGAGTTTTACGGGTTAGATCGCAACTACAAGCTGACTGGCTCTATTTCCGAGTTGACGTTTGGCGATGAGATCGATCATTACTATCCAGGCACACTGCCTGTGACGGAATTCTTTGTTAACGAGGAACGCATGAGCATCTTTGAGTCAGTCGTCAGTCTATTTAACGCTTATAACAAAGCGTTGTCTGAGAAAGCGAATGATGTGGATTATTTCAGCGATCAGTATCTAGTCTTTCTGGGGGCCGAAGTTGATAACGAGGATCTGATAACAGTACGCGATAACCGCACCATCAACTATTACGGGTCGGACGCAGATAAAGTCGATGTGAAGTTTTTAGATAAGCCAGACAGTGATGCACAAACGGAACACTTGCTAGACCGCCTGCAGAAATTGATCTTTCAAACATCTATGGTGGCTAATATCAGCGATGAAAATTTTGGGCAATCATCTGGAACGGCGTTGGCTTACAAACTCGAAGCGATGTCGAATTTGGCATTAGCGTTCCAACGGAAATTCCAGTCGTCAATGAACAAACGATACAAACTATTTTGCAGTCTAACCACGAACGTACCCGAGAACCAATCAGACGCTTGGAAAGATATCGAGTATACATTCACTCGCAATGAGCCGAGAAACGTCAAGGAAGAGGCTGAAACAGCCCAAATGCTGATGGGTATCACCTCCGAAGAAACGGCGCTTTCTGTGCTGTCTATCGTGTCGGATGTTAAAACAGAGGTAGATAAGATCAAGAAAGAAAAGCCTGATGCGCAGTATGACTTTGAGAAGGAGAATGATGAAGATGAAAGCACGAAAGAAACCGGTGGTCGTTGA
- a CDS encoding minor capsid protein, which translates to MKSSDYWRKREEKWIKQQIKEDGKQAKVIAEKYQKALDQIQKEIDANWERFAGKEGVTLSEAKKMAYEMDVKAFARKAKQYVKDKDFSKTANDELRLYNVTMRVNRLELLKSQIGLELVALSNDLDKYTAETLTKAGLAEAKRQAGILGETLFENYRSFIDSVANGSFQGATFSERIWGNTGALKAELDRLLIRALTQGRNPRELARELRSVFESSKYEAERLMRTETARVQLEVQKKSYQEYDITEYEFIAEPSACGLCKPLNEKAFEVSKLKVGVNAPPMHPNCRCSTVPHIDREAIESDLRKRGL; encoded by the coding sequence ATGAAATCCTCCGATTACTGGCGCAAACGTGAAGAAAAATGGATCAAACAGCAAATAAAAGAAGACGGTAAACAAGCGAAAGTAATCGCTGAAAAATATCAGAAGGCACTCGATCAAATCCAGAAGGAAATTGACGCAAATTGGGAGCGATTCGCTGGCAAAGAAGGTGTCACGCTTTCTGAAGCTAAGAAAATGGCATACGAGATGGATGTGAAGGCTTTTGCTAGAAAGGCGAAGCAGTACGTTAAAGACAAAGACTTTAGCAAGACAGCCAACGATGAGCTGAGACTTTACAACGTCACGATGCGAGTCAATCGATTGGAGCTGTTGAAATCGCAAATCGGACTTGAGTTGGTCGCTCTATCTAATGATCTGGATAAGTATACGGCAGAAACATTAACAAAAGCCGGACTAGCCGAAGCTAAACGGCAAGCAGGGATTTTAGGCGAGACTCTTTTTGAAAACTATCGAAGTTTCATTGATTCAGTAGCAAACGGTAGCTTTCAAGGAGCGACGTTCTCAGAACGTATCTGGGGCAACACAGGAGCGCTCAAAGCAGAGTTAGATCGTTTGCTTATTCGTGCACTTACTCAAGGCAGAAATCCACGAGAATTGGCAAGAGAGCTACGAAGCGTCTTTGAAAGTAGCAAGTATGAAGCGGAACGGCTGATGCGGACAGAAACAGCACGAGTGCAGTTGGAAGTACAAAAGAAATCGTATCAAGAATATGACATAACAGAATATGAATTTATTGCTGAACCGTCAGCGTGCGGGCTATGCAAACCGCTAAACGAGAAGGCGTTTGAGGTTAGTAAATTGAAAGTCGGTGTGAATGCTCCACCGATGCATCCAAACTGCCGTTGCTCAACGGTACCACATATTGACCGTGAAGCAATCGAATCTGATTTAAGAAAACGTGGACTATAA
- a CDS encoding BppU family phage baseplate upper protein produces MANEKVAKFIIDVSAESKRTFNSSVRFFSKDHRTAKFLIQAEKDKVAIPKSSISQVEILFESIDMSHSPNGKVIFNDNMTVESDGLFSYVLPDELLNYSGLMAFEVYIYYTNGDETDSSNRIVYDQRVSAIDRVAGQVELVYIKDMETAKREVAEKAAEVKLDMDQYQSGLDDYRDGKISQMDGYTTEVQAAGNTALETINQEAGRLGAHADQKITEYDQKFQQTEQNIATLDQNYTELRNGMKLSEAWAWNKEGTDRFTKVYPQENVWLSSNHQFPVFGWDYSSDNKSFTYKGTIGAVGTFYLDKVLAYAFPEDEGVGRTITVSFDVESKTEGLQFSSNQMYINSGLSATRNKPTLIVGEKVRVYGTFVYKKATNGTTMLHVYVTSPESLNGNLVISGVKVEQGENANPIYTPAPSEDYANAYPQYRGLALVPSDLPEDYAWEESAERIKQLAQQETDKLKGEVADIQNWIAQQGGTA; encoded by the coding sequence ATGGCAAATGAGAAGGTAGCTAAATTTATCATTGATGTGTCAGCAGAATCCAAACGGACATTTAACAGCTCAGTGAGATTTTTTAGCAAAGATCACCGAACAGCTAAATTTCTGATTCAAGCTGAAAAAGACAAAGTGGCTATTCCTAAAAGCTCTATCTCGCAAGTCGAGATACTATTCGAAAGTATTGACATGTCGCACTCACCAAATGGAAAAGTAATCTTTAATGACAACATGACTGTCGAATCTGACGGTCTTTTTTCATACGTTTTGCCGGATGAACTGTTAAATTACAGCGGACTGATGGCATTTGAAGTTTATATCTATTACACGAATGGCGATGAAACTGACAGCTCAAACCGTATTGTTTATGATCAACGCGTGTCTGCGATCGACAGAGTTGCCGGTCAAGTCGAGTTAGTCTACATCAAGGACATGGAGACCGCTAAGCGAGAGGTTGCTGAGAAAGCGGCAGAAGTCAAATTGGACATGGATCAGTACCAGTCAGGATTAGACGATTATCGTGATGGGAAGATTAGTCAAATGGACGGTTACACAACTGAGGTACAAGCAGCAGGCAACACAGCTTTGGAAACCATTAATCAGGAAGCTGGACGGTTAGGCGCACATGCTGATCAAAAGATTACGGAGTATGATCAGAAATTCCAACAGACTGAACAGAATATCGCTACGCTGGATCAGAATTACACCGAACTGAGAAACGGCATGAAGCTGTCCGAGGCTTGGGCGTGGAACAAAGAGGGGACTGACAGGTTTACTAAGGTTTATCCGCAGGAGAATGTGTGGTTATCATCCAACCATCAATTTCCGGTCTTCGGCTGGGATTACAGTAGTGATAATAAGTCATTTACCTATAAAGGCACTATCGGAGCTGTTGGAACTTTCTACCTCGATAAGGTTTTGGCTTATGCTTTTCCAGAAGATGAAGGTGTGGGTAGAACAATTACAGTAAGTTTTGATGTTGAAAGTAAAACTGAGGGATTGCAGTTTTCAAGTAATCAAATGTATATCAACAGCGGTCTTAGTGCTACGCGCAATAAACCAACATTAATTGTAGGCGAAAAAGTGCGTGTATATGGCACGTTTGTTTACAAGAAAGCTACAAATGGCACCACGATGTTGCACGTTTATGTTACTTCGCCGGAATCATTGAATGGTAACTTGGTAATTAGTGGGGTAAAAGTGGAACAAGGAGAAAACGCTAACCCTATCTACACTCCCGCACCATCAGAAGACTACGCCAACGCCTACCCGCAATATCGAGGATTAGCTTTAGTTCCAAGTGACCTTCCTGAAGATTACGCTTGGGAAGAATCAGCGGAACGGATCAAACAACTAGCACAGCAAGAAACAGACAAACTAAAAGGCGAAGTAGCTGACATCCAAAACTGGATAGCACAACAAGGAGGAACAGCATAA
- a CDS encoding XkdX family protein: protein MFPSKADIQFFYDFGLYDVSDIDFFYNLGYLTEAERREIVGEEENSEVEA, encoded by the coding sequence ATGTTTCCATCAAAAGCAGACATCCAATTTTTCTATGACTTTGGATTATACGACGTTTCGGACATCGATTTCTTCTACAATCTCGGCTATCTAACGGAGGCGGAGCGAAGAGAAATTGTTGGTGAAGAAGAAAATAGCGAAGTAGAAGCCTAG
- a CDS encoding capsid assembly scaffolding protein Gp46 family protein, whose translation MKTPFLLPMNLQFFAEQTDETETAETHTEETAAEETETDEKELDSEKVVEKLQKRLASKTAAEKETKTQLEQALARIEELENAGKKGVKELSDEEKAAKEQQEKDAEIAKLKAQIKIAESTQQADEVLKEAGLAVGRDVLALVVDEDDSKTLANVKALINYTQDQQKQWEIKRNTGTTPKKTPGTVETDPFKTVIDKY comes from the coding sequence ATGAAAACACCATTTTTATTGCCAATGAATTTGCAATTTTTTGCTGAGCAAACAGACGAAACAGAAACCGCTGAAACTCATACAGAGGAAACCGCTGCAGAGGAGACTGAAACTGATGAGAAAGAGTTGGATTCCGAAAAAGTCGTTGAAAAACTGCAAAAAAGATTGGCGAGCAAGACTGCCGCTGAAAAGGAAACTAAGACGCAGCTTGAACAAGCATTAGCACGAATTGAAGAGCTTGAAAATGCTGGCAAAAAAGGTGTGAAAGAACTCTCCGATGAAGAGAAAGCGGCTAAAGAGCAACAGGAGAAAGACGCTGAAATCGCTAAATTAAAGGCTCAGATCAAGATTGCTGAATCCACCCAGCAGGCAGACGAAGTATTAAAAGAAGCTGGTTTAGCTGTCGGGAGAGATGTTTTGGCATTGGTAGTAGATGAGGATGATTCAAAAACGTTAGCCAATGTCAAAGCGTTGATTAACTACACGCAGGATCAGCAAAAGCAATGGGAAATAAAACGTAATACCGGCACTACGCCGAAGAAGACACCTGGAACGGTCGAAACTGATCCGTTTAAGACTGTTATAGACAAATACTAA